Proteins from one Ketobacter alkanivorans genomic window:
- a CDS encoding 4'-phosphopantetheinyl transferase family protein has protein sequence MLTDIIPEGVLWKVAEDWMWNTPVCDAEEALVTKAVDKRKREFRAGRHCAHALFDEAGISCSALLKGKQREPNWPDGWVGSISHSNGLCVVAIAPKAAYLSIGLDVEQATPLGEDIINLICSPAEQDQITRLQLTAGQKLASIPLSKVIFSAKESVHKTYFPLNYHTLDFLDARIDLLHDHFRFEATITKPEPNPRHPLQRLHGRFCMKESFVATFIALDAATAGTENQ, from the coding sequence ATGCTCACCGACATCATTCCCGAGGGCGTACTCTGGAAGGTCGCTGAAGACTGGATGTGGAACACGCCTGTGTGCGACGCAGAAGAAGCGTTGGTGACCAAGGCAGTTGACAAGCGTAAGCGTGAATTTCGCGCCGGACGGCATTGCGCCCATGCACTGTTCGATGAGGCAGGCATCTCCTGCTCTGCACTATTAAAGGGCAAGCAGCGAGAGCCCAACTGGCCGGATGGCTGGGTAGGCAGTATCAGCCACAGCAATGGCCTGTGTGTCGTAGCCATCGCGCCGAAAGCCGCTTACCTCAGCATCGGTTTGGATGTCGAACAGGCAACACCGCTGGGTGAGGACATTATCAACCTGATTTGCTCACCGGCTGAGCAGGATCAAATTACGCGACTGCAACTGACGGCTGGCCAGAAACTTGCTTCTATCCCCCTGAGCAAAGTGATATTCAGTGCCAAGGAATCGGTACATAAAACCTATTTCCCATTGAATTATCACACCCTGGACTTTCTCGATGCCCGCATCGATCTGCTGCACGATCACTTCAGGTTTGAAGCAACCATAACCAAGCCTGAACCGAATCCGCGACACCCTTTGCAACGGCTGCACGGACGGTTTTGCATGAAGGAAAGTTTCGTGGCGACGTTCATTGCGCTTGATGCAGCAACTGCCGGAACAGAGAATCAATAA
- the galE gene encoding UDP-glucose 4-epimerase GalE — MGEANSKGSILVTGGAGYIGSHVVRQLGERGENVVVLDNLSTGFKEAVLYGELIVGDTGDMELVSRILKEHIVETVMHFAAHTIVPESVENPLKYYRNNTANTRNMLECCQKHGIKHFVFSSTAAVYGEPEDPNITEASPTQPINPYGMSKLMSEIMLRDLAAASPMTHVILRYFNVAGCDPEGRIGQSTEKATLLTKVAVECAVGKREQVYIFGTDFNTPDGTGVRDYIHVEDLASAHIKALDYLRNGGESITLNAGYGHGYSVREVLEMVGRVNGKPLKTIETDRRAGDPPALIAKATKIRSILGWNPQHDDLEVIVSSALNWERKLLERNR, encoded by the coding sequence ATGGGTGAGGCCAACAGCAAGGGAAGTATCCTGGTCACAGGTGGAGCCGGATACATTGGAAGTCACGTGGTTCGCCAACTGGGTGAGCGTGGTGAAAATGTTGTGGTGCTGGACAATCTGTCCACCGGCTTCAAAGAGGCCGTGTTGTATGGCGAGCTAATCGTTGGCGATACCGGGGATATGGAGCTGGTGAGCCGCATACTGAAAGAACACATTGTGGAAACCGTGATGCATTTTGCCGCCCACACTATTGTTCCCGAATCCGTAGAAAACCCACTTAAGTACTATCGCAACAACACGGCAAACACCCGCAACATGCTTGAATGCTGCCAAAAGCATGGCATAAAACATTTTGTGTTCTCATCCACCGCGGCGGTTTATGGCGAACCGGAAGACCCCAACATTACCGAAGCCTCCCCCACTCAGCCGATTAACCCCTACGGCATGTCAAAATTGATGAGTGAAATCATGCTGCGCGACCTGGCCGCTGCCAGCCCGATGACCCACGTGATTCTGCGCTATTTCAATGTCGCTGGATGTGACCCCGAAGGGCGAATCGGCCAAAGCACTGAAAAAGCCACGCTGCTGACCAAAGTCGCCGTTGAGTGTGCCGTCGGCAAGCGGGAACAGGTGTATATTTTCGGCACCGATTTCAACACCCCTGACGGCACCGGTGTGCGCGACTACATTCACGTCGAGGATCTTGCTTCAGCCCATATTAAAGCTCTGGACTACCTGCGCAACGGCGGTGAATCCATTACGTTAAACGCGGGCTATGGCCATGGCTACAGCGTTCGCGAAGTGCTAGAAATGGTGGGAAGAGTTAACGGTAAGCCACTGAAAACCATAGAAACTGACCGTCGTGCCGGGGACCCGCCCGCACTGATTGCCAAAGCAACTAAAATTCGTTCGATTCTTGGCTGGAACCCACAGCATGACGACCTGGAAGTCATCGTCAGCTCGGCATTGAATTGGGAGCGCAAGCTGCTGGAGCGCAACCGCTAG
- the pgi gene encoding glucose-6-phosphate isomerase produces MSNSPFLCETLKAHKLRLTAKPMQDLFSQNPKRFEQFSARCEDLMLDYSKNYVDQACLSDLIKLAERSGLSEKTEAMFSGQLINNTEQRAVLHTALRNGGNDIDAESAAKITSTKERMLQLADRLQHGELLGYTGKPIATVVNIGVGGSDLGPAMAVDALTRYHNAPARFLFVSNVDPVHISRALAQCDPETTLFIVCSKTFTTLETLANANAARHWFLQSSGQEDAIEHHFLAVSTNLKAAAEFGIPEHNIFPMWDWVGGRYSLWSAIGLSIAIAIGRDNFEAFLAGGRAMDEHFRHAPHTSNLPVILALLGIWHNDYFGAQSQALICYDQNLLLFPAYLQQLDMESNGKSVNKQGEPLDYPTGAALWGGVGTNTQHSFHQLFHQGSHLIPVDFIVGARSTNPIGEQQTALYSNCLAQSQALMQGRSIHSLKQEMIAEGKSEQEADFLAKHRFVAGNRPSNTLVYPTLTPYVLGQLIALYEHKIFTQSVIWDINAFDQWGVELGKQLSKKITRVIQEPGKADQQDGSTQGLIDYFLRHQ; encoded by the coding sequence GTGTCCAACAGCCCATTTCTGTGTGAAACACTCAAGGCCCATAAGCTCCGTTTAACGGCCAAACCCATGCAGGATTTGTTCTCTCAGAACCCAAAGCGATTTGAGCAGTTCAGTGCCCGCTGCGAAGACCTCATGCTGGATTACTCCAAAAACTACGTGGATCAGGCTTGCCTGTCAGACCTGATCAAGCTGGCAGAACGCAGTGGCCTTAGCGAAAAAACCGAAGCGATGTTCAGCGGCCAGTTGATCAACAACACCGAACAACGGGCGGTACTGCATACAGCCCTTAGAAACGGCGGCAATGATATTGATGCAGAATCCGCTGCCAAAATCACCAGCACCAAAGAACGTATGTTGCAACTGGCCGACCGGTTGCAGCATGGGGAGCTGCTAGGCTACACCGGCAAGCCGATTGCAACCGTCGTCAATATTGGCGTCGGTGGATCGGATCTGGGCCCTGCGATGGCGGTTGACGCCCTGACTCGATATCACAATGCCCCTGCCCGCTTTCTGTTCGTATCCAATGTTGATCCCGTGCATATATCCAGGGCCTTGGCACAATGCGACCCGGAAACCACACTGTTTATTGTTTGTTCAAAAACCTTCACCACACTGGAAACCCTCGCCAACGCCAATGCTGCCCGACACTGGTTTTTACAATCCAGCGGCCAAGAAGATGCCATTGAGCACCATTTTTTAGCGGTTTCTACCAACCTGAAGGCGGCGGCTGAATTTGGCATACCTGAACACAACATCTTTCCCATGTGGGATTGGGTCGGCGGACGCTACTCTCTATGGTCCGCCATCGGCTTAAGCATTGCCATCGCCATCGGGCGGGACAACTTCGAGGCGTTTCTGGCCGGTGGCCGTGCTATGGACGAGCACTTTCGACACGCACCCCACACCAGCAACCTGCCTGTTATCCTGGCATTACTGGGGATTTGGCATAACGATTATTTCGGTGCCCAGTCGCAAGCACTGATTTGTTATGACCAGAATCTACTGCTGTTTCCTGCGTATTTGCAGCAACTGGATATGGAAAGCAACGGGAAGTCCGTCAACAAACAAGGTGAACCTTTGGACTATCCGACAGGGGCAGCACTCTGGGGAGGCGTGGGAACCAACACCCAACACTCATTCCACCAGCTGTTCCACCAGGGCAGTCACTTGATACCGGTGGACTTTATTGTGGGTGCCCGCTCCACCAACCCGATCGGCGAACAACAAACAGCTCTTTACTCCAACTGCCTGGCACAAAGCCAGGCGCTGATGCAAGGCCGCTCAATACACAGCCTGAAGCAGGAGATGATCGCGGAAGGCAAATCTGAGCAAGAAGCGGATTTTCTGGCTAAACACCGGTTTGTAGCGGGCAACCGACCCAGCAATACACTGGTGTACCCTACCCTAACGCCCTACGTACTGGGACAGCTGATTGCGCTGTACGAACACAAGATTTTCACCCAATCGGTGATCTGGGACATCAATGCATTTGATCAATGGGGAGTGGAGCTAGGTAAACAGCTGAGCAAAAAAATCACCCGCGTAATACAAGAACCCGGTAAAGCCGACCAGCAGGACGGCTCCACCCAGGGGTTAATTGATTACTTTCTTCGGCACCAGTAG